From Amaranthus tricolor cultivar Red isolate AtriRed21 chromosome 4, ASM2621246v1, whole genome shotgun sequence:
CCCATTAACAATGCAAGTTTGGGAGAAGTTGTAGATTAGTGTCGAGTaatcaattcaactaaaagcttaagctgatggttgagacccaaaatatgttatatactctaacacgttcTTTTACATGAGAGCCCTTTGAGCTAGAAGTGTAGATGCAAGATAGACCTTTTTCATACTTGGCGCtgaatattttactttaaataaAGGGTGGTTAAGATTTAAACCCGTGAGTCTGTAACCTCTTGACTGGAAATGAAGTATCATTAGATAAAGGGGAAGTTTGTTTTCTAGAACTACAAGTGATTGGCAGCTTCATGGTGTCAAATTCCAATGAACTGTTGGTTCTGATACTaatcatcaactaaaaaaaattaattttaataatcatACATATATTCTAGAAGTTTAAAATCTAAGGGGGAGGGAATTCGCAATTTAGTGCACTCAACAATTTCCTTCCCTACAAAagaaatgagacggtctcatggtAAGACCATCTTATTGGGCAGATTCGTGTATATTTAGTTTtctaaagtgattatttataattttaaagtaataaattagaaaaataagctaattatataagtatgtgagacagtctcatacaagacgagctgaagtaacaaaagaaaaatgCCTTCTAAATGTTACCAAAATGCAATGTTTATCCTTTTTGAGTTGGTTCCTCAACATTATATACCCTAGAGTCCAAAAATAGTCATAAATTCAAGTCTACTCACAATAAATGGGTCTATGTCTAGTCAGATCTGACTCAAACCCAACCCATAACCATGCCTACTGTTGATGGCACCTCCATTTCGTTTGCATATAAACTATATGATTAACATATAATTAACATATGATAGTTGTAGTGGTAAGTCATTGTCAAGAATCAAAATTTTATGGGGTGGTTGTAATGGTAATGTCTTACACATTATCTTTAATGACTTAACATTTTAATGGAGTCACACTCTTACGAAATACCACAAAGTGGTAGTTAGGTATATTGTCTTAATGCATGATCTTTAACTTTACCTTCAAGTAATGAGATGAAAATTACACATTTACAACCCAACTTAGAAGTAACTGTCCCAAGAAAAACAAACGTATAAGCTTTTATGTAGTATCGTTCTTTTATTTATGGGTCCTAGACAAACTGTAAGAAATGCAACTTCTTTATAAAGGGTTGATTCTGCATTTTATCGGGTATTTTTGACAAAATAACAGAGACGTGCCCGATACCCCtatatatttctaattattgttataaataTAGACGTGTCATATATTCTTAATTGATAAAAGAACTAACTGTGAAATTTTTTTACATTGTCTACTTTAGTAATCGGAATTTTCAAATATTGAACCTATTTCTAGCTCTGGGCCTTAGGCAAATGCCTATCTGACCAAGCGGCATAAACCGCCATGCTTTTAAGCAATTTAAGCTGTTAAATGAACATTAATGGTAAGAAAAACGTAACAGGTAAACTTTCTTTAAGTAAACATCCTTTTCACTAAATACTTTGTCTTTACACCAAAGTATAGGACATTAGTAAGATTATGACATAAATAAGACTAGCAGTTACATTTTTATTCAATAGATTGTTTGAATCAATACTGATTTATGATCCTTAGAACCCAATTGATTTTTCATAGTATCACAATGATTTAATCTACATTGCCTGAAAATGCCCATATTTTGTCTACAACATCCTTCCCGTTCTGCTAAGAGATGCAAGTTGTTCTTTTCGGTATTGAAAGATCCCTTTTCGAGTTGTCACTCCTGCTATCCGAGTCACATGTCCTGCTCGAATCCAGAAGACGAGGAAGTCTCTGTCGCTGATTTTCAAGACGTGCAAGAAGTATATAGCTTAgacttttgattgaattggttccttaacatggtatcagagtcaaTGATAGAACTTATAACATATCCTGGTGGGTTGTAGCCCCAtcgtatgttatatactctatcagtTTTGCGTTATCAAAGTTATTGCTTTGTTTTCTATGATAAACTCTGATTGAATTAGGCTTTGAAAACCAATCACAAGTATCTGGTTTCTTGTACTGTTGGATGGTTTATAAGTTTGTACACTATATAAGTCATTGGCACCTATTCTCCCATTGCCATACAATTTTGGGATGAAATCTCTATGACGTATGGAGTGTGTACACCTTGTATTTCTCCGATAATATGCTGGTATCGATGATTTGGTGGTGTTTTATGTGCAGTTGGTGGTATCGATGATTCGAACCCGTGCAATGGAAGCCAAGTTTAGAAGAAAAGGCAGCCTGCTGAGCACAGAAAGTTACTCATTCATCCATCCAACATCAGGAGAGCTCTTCGTAAGTACTGCAAAGCAGCACACACACGACGATCATTCTGCACAGAAGCACAAAAACAGTAAAAAcaaagaagaaatggatgatttTGTGTCTGTCCATAGCCACTTCTCCTCACCGTGTTTTACAACTGCTGTCGATGGTTGTGACACTTTTTTCTCGATGAGAACCAACTTCTCGCACTGTTCGAGCATGAACGATCCAGACTCTGCGGAGAATAGATGGTGGGTTTCGGAAGCTATGGATAGTTCTGAACTCAAGAGGCGTGCAATCATACAGGAACTCTGTCACTGTGAAGGCTGGCCTTTCGGTCTGTGTCGTAGAGCATTGTTACTTCCACCCTTGCCCAAGTCCCCTTCGGAATCTTGGTCGTGGTGTAAAGGGTTTCCTAAACATGTCAAGACAGTCTGATTTTGCGTATTCTTTTGTCAAATTTGGTGTCAGAGAGTAGAGTTGGTTGCGTACAGAGGCGGCAGATTCGTCACCAAGTAGGCATCTATAGTGTAGTGTGCGAGTTTACCGATAACACAGTATGAATAAGGTCAAGTTAAGATCAATAAAATGTAAAACTTGGATAGAAATGAAAAAACATTCAGATACAAAACTGGACTTATGTTCAATGTTGTTTGAaactatgttactcggactcttcattttgcttcacgtttCATGTCCAATTCTTGATGCTtggacattggtatgacactCAGACACTTCGTTTTAGCTGTAAAATTGAATAACACTTGGACACATACCAGTATCCGACATTAGTACCCGAGTCGAAGTAAAATAAGGTTTAAACTAATAATCTTATCGGTAACATTCTTATAACACTCTGACCTACACTACCCATGATGattgtagactagccccacaaaccaacataaGTATTTTTCGACACATTTTGTCCTTACTTGTGTTCACCCTAAGAACTTTCTAAGAGGTCACTCATGCATCCCGAAACCACTCCAATACCAAGTACGCTTAAAAATTTAGTTATTTTGGTGACTTAAATCAATGGTTTATTTTAAGATGTTCATAATTGGCtttttttctttacattttGTATGCTTGTCTTCCCTACATATCTAAATTGCTCATAAGTTACTGATTTGCACTTGCTACTTTGCTTGTATTCAAGAGTTATGCTCAGGCTCAGTTGATAAATATTTAGATACTTTGGGTTCCTGTCAAGGACAAGAAGTAATTAATAAGCACAAAGCTTAGTTTGTATTATGGTTTAAGAAACTAGTTAATATGTTGGTTTTGGAGTTTGTCTTTGCTATCTAGACTTTCATCAGATAAGTCCACCTTTACGTGACTAAACAAATAACAATGGCCCAAAGGTTTGCCTATAGGGATCACCTCTGAGTCTCTAACGATCAAGTTGTAAATACACAAAGAGAGTACTTAACTCACACAACTCCAAATGCACAGTGATTTTTGTCTTGGAtgagaaattagggtttgtttATATAATATGAGGCCATTTGTCGGTAAATGCGAGCAGAAGCAAATGCTAAATTTTCTAATGATAAAATCTCCACTATTACCAAGATCGTGGAACGATTCAAGTCGCATAACAGGGTGGGGAATGAAATTTACCAATTTTCAAAATCTAAGGTTTGATCGAATATATTTTGGATCACTGAACGATTTATTTCAGATCGAGgtacaatttggaatatatataatataaagtgGTAAAAACTGAAATTATACAAATCTTAAATGTTGTACATAAtcgaatttttaaataattgaatatttgctaaaagttgtatatatatgtttaaaggATGTTTGTTaatccctccgttcttttttgatcttccacattattataatgggtagtttcaaaagttcttccattttagaatactttctatttttcaaaagtttttatcccacttttaccctttaaaaccccccttttcttttaatgtacccctttcttttatttataattattttctctctcatactttcaatacaatcattacttcacactgctatttaattaaaataatactcactacaaccttatacttccaatacaataattacttcacactactatttaattaaaataatatctacTACAACCCAaaaattctatcttccttaatatgtgtgaaaaatccagagtaaaagataaaaaagaacgaagggagtacaATTTAGAAGGAAGGGTGGGTCGAGAAGAGAACGAacagtaaaaaagaaaaaattgataaaaagatgaaaataaTGCTAAATGGAAGTATTACTCTTATGTTGTGCCCTGGATTTCCGACTCTTTCTAATCCTATTCCTCTTACCATAATAAAATACCCACTTTATTCAATTGTTTTTTGTACCCTATTGTGTTTCGTCAATCCACCTGAGTGTTTGATTCTTTACCAATTTTAGGCTATTCTATCATCGATCTGTAATACCCAGAAGTTTGTTCCCTGAAATCTCTAAGAATTTTGACTATACAACActcaataaaacaaagaaaagacAGAAAACGCCGGAAAAAGTGCACTTTTCAGTAGCAAAATAAAGATGATGGGATGATCTGGTGTTGAGAAAAGCTTCGAAAGTGGGAAATGGCGAGGATAGAATGGGGGACTCAAGCAAGAGCTAAATGGGGTTGTTCTTATAAAAAGACAACTCTTATTGTTTGCTCAATCAATATTGTTATTGCTCTCTTTGTTCTTCGTTGTCTTTACACTTCTGTATATGTCTACTCCAATAACAACTCTTCACAAGACAGTAAGTCCATTAAATTTCGTTAATTTAGCTTACTGTTTCTGGGTTGTTTTGCTTTCTtgtaatcttaatcttaatcttattcttgttcatacttgatttttgtg
This genomic window contains:
- the LOC130810028 gene encoding uncharacterized protein LOC130810028 — protein: MPIFCLQHPSRSAKRCKLFFSVLKDPFSSCHSCYPSHMSCSNPEDEEVSVADFQDVQELVVSMIRTRAMEAKFRRKGSLLSTESYSFIHPTSGELFVSTAKQHTHDDHSAQKHKNSKNKEEMDDFVSVHSHFSSPCFTTAVDGCDTFFSMRTNFSHCSSMNDPDSAENRWWVSEAMDSSELKRRAIIQELCHCEGWPFGLCRRALLLPPLPKSPSESWSWCKGFPKHVKTV